The following are encoded in a window of Castanea sativa cultivar Marrone di Chiusa Pesio chromosome 5, ASM4071231v1 genomic DNA:
- the LOC142636146 gene encoding E3 ubiquitin-protein ligase RMA1H1-like, with product MAFEHYFAQEWKSIQGVSRDSENSNGCFDCNICLDLAHEPVVTHCGHLYCWPCIYKWLYVQSASLASDEHPQCPVCKADISHTTMVPLYGRGQSLNEAEVKAPRRGMDIPPRPAACGSNQALMSTPNSTGRQQLPYRNPYQDQQQHNPHPYGNYEEDSTSPWHNHNHNHNLNLNLGGTMRGLHHPMVGMFGEMVSARVFGSSAGLYGYPNSYHLVGTSSPRLRRQEMQADKSLNRISIFLFCCFLLCLIVF from the coding sequence ATGGCATTCGAGCACTACTTTGCTCAGGAATGGAAATCAATCCAAGGTGTATCAAGAGACTCGGAAAATTCCAATGGTTGCTTTGATTGCAACATCTGCTTAGACTTAGCACACGAGCCAGTGGTCACACACTGTGGCCACCTCTACTGCTGGCCCTGCATCTACAAATGGCTCTATGTCCAGAGTGCTTCCCTTGCTTCTGATGAGCACCCACAGTGCCCAGTTTGTAAGGCTGACATATCTCACACCACCATGGTCCCCCTCTATGGCCGTGGACAATCCCTAAACGAAGCCGAAGTAAAGGCACCCCGTAGGGGTATGGACATACCACCTAGACCAGCTGCGTGTGGTAGTAACCAGGCTCTCATGTCGACCCCCAATAGCACTGGTCGTCAGCAGCTTCCATATCGCAATCCTTATCAAGATCAACAACAGCACAATCCTCATCCATACGGCAATTACGAAGAGGATTCTACATCTCCATGGcataatcataatcataatcataatctTAATCTTAATCTTGGTGGGACCATGAGAGGTTTGCACCATCCCATGGTTGGAATGTTTGGGGAGATGGTTAGTGCAAGGGTGTTTGGGAGCTCGGCCGGGTTATATGGGTATCCAAACTCGTATCACCTGGTTGGGACTAGTAGCCCTAGGTTGAGAAGGCAGGAGATGCAAGCAGACAAGTCGCTTAACAGAATCTCAATTTTCctgttttgttgttttcttctttGCCTTATTGTCTTCTGA